From Lewinellaceae bacterium:
CCCTTCCTTGTGCTGCAGCGCACGATCCCAATCCTGCATTCCCAGTGGATCGGCTAATTTCACCTCCACCTCATCGTATATGTTCTTGCCGGTCTCCTGTTCGAAGATGTAGCCGGCTACATTGAAGTCCCAGTTGCTGTAAAGCCAATAGGATCCCGGCTTGACCGACCCCCGTTCGGGAGCATATTCCTGCATACCACCGGGATAGCCTTCCTTGTGGTAGACACCGGACCGGGCCGAGATGATGTCCCGCACGGTCGCTGTTTTTTCGATGGGAAGGAGTCCTCCCACATCGTCCAGGCCTAAATCAGCAATCGTTTTATCCAACTTTATGGTGCCATTTTCGACGTACTCTCCGTACAGCATGGAGAGTACACTCTTGCGGCAGGATGCGATGTAGCTGACTTCCGAGACATCTCCGAATTCGAAGACGACTTTGCCTTTATGAACGATCATCAACCCGGTTATTTTGGTACTGTCCACCAGATAGCGGTAGAATGCCTGTGTCTTAGCGTTATGCCAGGGTTTTGCCTCCTCATCGGACGCGTCATGCCATACCCGGTCTGGAAAATCCTGGGCCGGAAGAATGGTGGTCCAGAGGAAAGCCAGCAAAAAGAAAAGGTTTTTAGAAGTCCTCATTCAAGTTTGATTTTTAGTAGTTCATCTTACATCCCGGCCTGTGCCAGGGTTATTAACAGCGCCAGCTGTATGGCTTTTGCTCCGTCTTCGTTCAGGTACCACTCATGGAGTGCATGTGCGCCTCCTCCTATTCCACCTCTGCCGATACATACCGAAGGGATTCCAAGCGACACCGGTATATTGATGTTGGTGGACCCCCTTCCCAGGACCGGTACTTCTCCAAAGGAGGCGGTGGCTGCCATGGTACGCTGGATCAGGGGCAATGTAGCTGGTAGCTCTCCGGAAGGCCGGTTCCCGATCGGTTCCAGTTCGTATTCAACTTTGTCTTTGACTCCACTGGCATTGTATTCGTCTATGGCTTGCTGAACAGACGTTTTGAGGATCTGCTCTATTTCTGCCAGGTTTTCAGGGTCTAACGCACGCATATCCACTTCCATCCAGGATTCAAAAGGAATCGAATTCACCGATGTACCTCCTCCGATGCGGCCCACATTAAAACTTGTTTTGGAAATGTCGCCCGATGTGAAAGCCCACGCTGCCGTGGAAAACTGATCGATGACTTTACCCAGGGCGTGGTGCGGGTTGGCCAAGCCAAATGCACCCCAGGAATGCCCCCCAGGTCCACGGATGATCACTTTATAGCGTTTGGATCCCAAGCCGGCATTGCTGATGCGTCCTATTTCACCACCATCAATGGCAATCCAGGCATCAATCTTCAATCCGGACTCGTTAAAAATGTATTTCATTCCACGTAAGTCCCCAAGTCCTTCTTCTCCCACTGAGCCGACAAAAAGCAAATCTTTCTGGGTTCGTATGCCTGTCTCCTGCATGACGTTCAATATCCGGATGACCATCGCCAGCCCACGGGTGTCATCGCCGATACCGGGCGCTTTAAGGGTATCCCCGGAATAGCGAACCTTTACATCCGTACCTTCCGGAAACACCACATCCAGATGGGCATCCAGGCCCACGTACCCCGGCTCGCCGGAGGTACCTCGCCGCAAGCCGAAGACATTGCCTTCCGGGTCGGTCCAGACACTGTCAGCCCCTGCCTGTCGTAGCATTTCTGCAAATGCCCGGCCTTTAGGTCCTTCCCCGAAGGGCGGTGCCAGGATTTCAGTCAGGAGGATCATATCCTTTATGGTTTCGGCATCTTCTTTTTCGATGAACTCAAAGGCCTGCTTTACCTGCCCGTTAGATTTCAACGCACCAATTTCTTGGATGTATTCCGGTACAATGACCGGTTCCTGAGACAAACCTCTGCATGGCAAATAAGCGGAGAGAGACATCAGGATGATGAGCGTTCGCAACATATGCATTTTGCTATTTGATTCAATAATGAACTTAATCGGTGTTAAAAAGCTGGCAAGGTAGGTCTTTACCAGGAACTTACCTTTTCCGGAGTACTAATCCCGGGCGGGTGTCCATATACTGGCCATCATCTACCGCCAGCACTCCATTGATGATCACATAGGAGATACCCTCCGGGTACTGATGAGGCTCCTCAAAGGTGGCTTTATCGATGATGGTTTCAGGATCAAAGATGACAACATCGGCACGCATGCCTTCCCGTAGCCTACCCCGGTCGGCCAACCCGATGGTTTCCGCGGATTGTTGAGTCATTTTATGGATGGCCTGGGTCAGTGTCAGGGTTTTTTCTTCGCGCACATAATGTCCCAGGACCCTCGGAAATGTACCGTACCAGCGCGGATGCGGATGCCCCATGCCAGGCTTGACCAGACGCCCGTCCGAACCGATCATCGTCTGCGGATGCTGCATGATGCGTTTGACATCCTCTTCCACCATGACATGGTAGACGCAGGAAGCGCCTCCGTTGAGCTGAGCCTGGATGACCAGCTCAGCGCCGTTCTCGATAGTCGTATCCATTCCTTTCTGGATACACCAGTATTTGAGTGTTTTGCCTTCCAGGTCGGGCTGCCAGTCCACTTTGGCAAACTGGATCCGGTCCAGGTCTCCACCACCGCGGTCATTCAGGATATTAAAAACGATCTCTTTTTTTATACTATCCCTGGTAACGGGATCCGCTACCCGCTCCTTAAATGCCGATTGACCTCCGGCCATAGCCCAGCTCGGGATCAATACCGAAATGCCGGTATAACTAGCCGTATATGGATATTGGTCCATCTTAATATCAAGTCCCAATGCCCGTGCGGAGTCCACCAGCGCCAGTGTCTCCACACTTTTGCCCCACATAGGCTTGCCGATCACTTTATGGTGGGTCAGGATCACCGGAATATCGGCTTCGGCGGAAATTTGAATGGCTTCCCGCACGGCCGGGAGCAGGCCCAGGCCTTCTTCACGCAAATGGGAGGTATAGATGCCGCCGTATTTCGAAGCAACTTTTGACAACTCAATGACTTCATCCACTTTTGAAAATGTACCGGGTAAATATTTCAGGCCGGTAGAAATGCCATAGGCGCCATCGAGCATACCCTGTTCGATCTCGGCTTTCATAGAATCCAGTTCGGATGCCGTGGGAGCGCGGTTATCCAGTCCCATCACATTCCGGCGCACGGTGTTGTGGCCGATCAGATAGGCTACATTCATGCCCACACCTTTGGATTGCAGGCTGTCCATAAATGCTTTCAGGGGCCAGGGTGAACTGCCATCCGGACCTCCCAGTGCCGTGGTGACACCCTGACGGACCATACTTTCACAGTCATTCAGCTCCATGATGGGTTCCAGGTGGGCATGCATATCAATGAATCCGGGTGTTACGGCCAGACCTTGTGCATCAATGATCCGGTCGGCAGTAGCCTTCTGCAGATCTCCTATAGCTACGATCATGGAGTCCCGGATGCCAATATCCTGCATGACCGGTTCTCCTCCGGATCCATCGTATACCGTGCCATGGAGGATCAGCACATCAAAATGTGCAGGTTTCCCACAAGCCAGTACCCACAAGGCCAATACCCCAAATAATAAGTTGCGTTGATTCATATCGACAATTTGGCTTAAATTACAATTTGCGACCCAATGGATGAAAATAAATGACCCGGGTTATCGTCTATTTCCCGGGATATTTGCTTGAACACTGGTAAATCCAGCCCATCAGAATGTCGCAACACCCCCTTCTCAGAATCCGAAATTAA
This genomic window contains:
- a CDS encoding serine hydrolase; its protein translation is MRTSKNLFFLLAFLWTTILPAQDFPDRVWHDASDEEAKPWHNAKTQAFYRYLVDSTKITGLMIVHKGKVVFEFGDVSEVSYIASCRKSVLSMLYGEYVENGTIKLDKTIADLGLDDVGGLLPIEKTATVRDIISARSGVYHKEGYPGGMQEYAPERGSVKPGSYWLYSNWDFNVAGYIFEQETGKNIYDEVEVKLADPLGMQDWDRALQHKEGDTTISRYLAYPMWFSTRDMARLGLLMLNKGKWKDQQVVSAAWVDEMLKERTTYTELNRNVPVFRDSGVNYGYGYMWWLWQAVSDPRYEGAYSAKGAMGQNITVYPAIETVLAYKTKAAYRRSNSSDVRIKVTLKAAEILDME
- a CDS encoding M20/M25/M40 family metallo-hydrolase, yielding MSLSAYLPCRGLSQEPVIVPEYIQEIGALKSNGQVKQAFEFIEKEDAETIKDMILLTEILAPPFGEGPKGRAFAEMLRQAGADSVWTDPEGNVFGLRRGTSGEPGYVGLDAHLDVVFPEGTDVKVRYSGDTLKAPGIGDDTRGLAMVIRILNVMQETGIRTQKDLLFVGSVGEEGLGDLRGMKYIFNESGLKIDAWIAIDGGEIGRISNAGLGSKRYKVIIRGPGGHSWGAFGLANPHHALGKVIDQFSTAAWAFTSGDISKTSFNVGRIGGGTSVNSIPFESWMEVDMRALDPENLAEIEQILKTSVQQAIDEYNASGVKDKVEYELEPIGNRPSGELPATLPLIQRTMAATASFGEVPVLGRGSTNINIPVSLGIPSVCIGRGGIGGGAHALHEWYLNEDGAKAIQLALLITLAQAGM
- a CDS encoding D-aminoacylase; this translates as MNQRNLLFGVLALWVLACGKPAHFDVLILHGTVYDGSGGEPVMQDIGIRDSMIVAIGDLQKATADRIIDAQGLAVTPGFIDMHAHLEPIMELNDCESMVRQGVTTALGGPDGSSPWPLKAFMDSLQSKGVGMNVAYLIGHNTVRRNVMGLDNRAPTASELDSMKAEIEQGMLDGAYGISTGLKYLPGTFSKVDEVIELSKVASKYGGIYTSHLREEGLGLLPAVREAIQISAEADIPVILTHHKVIGKPMWGKSVETLALVDSARALGLDIKMDQYPYTASYTGISVLIPSWAMAGGQSAFKERVADPVTRDSIKKEIVFNILNDRGGGDLDRIQFAKVDWQPDLEGKTLKYWCIQKGMDTTIENGAELVIQAQLNGGASCVYHVMVEEDVKRIMQHPQTMIGSDGRLVKPGMGHPHPRWYGTFPRVLGHYVREEKTLTLTQAIHKMTQQSAETIGLADRGRLREGMRADVVIFDPETIIDKATFEEPHQYPEGISYVIINGVLAVDDGQYMDTRPGLVLRKR